A region of the Haematobia irritans isolate KBUSLIRL chromosome 5, ASM5000362v1, whole genome shotgun sequence genome:
acggtgcccaactatatgtatgtttctgttaaataaaattcgtttaatcggctcgtgggcgccgcaaactatgctatatagatataacttataacgataattttctattgattacaataacagctacgtagcccagtggatagtgtgttggattacaaactgtatggtcctcggttcgattctccgtccaggcgaaaggtagaatttaaaaaaattataaaattgaataatttcttctacattgtttgtattacagaaaaaggtgctaagaactaaaaaaacctcgtggaagtgacaaagatgtaagggaaaatgcaattagccagaatagatgtttttttgagttagtctttatgaaattgtttttacatcctggaaaataataaacgttTACCCCAaatagtatatacttttcttccttacagcgaaatgcaaatgagaaacgatctttgtttgtctaaaatttcgtttgggaggaaagaattatttgtttGCGTGTATGGGTAAAATTACTTATTTACCATAAATCTcaattagacaaaatattcatgAAATCAAAGAGCTGTATTACTTTACACCTTATTttctgatattatcatttctcgaTTTGTCTTGCCAAATAACTAACTCTACAACATTCCATTCAAAGCTCAATAGTAATCAATCATATGAGCATTATTATGCGACAACACCCAGAACACAATGtaattaactaaattaaattgtcCTAAATCTGGAGGGTTAACAGAAATTATTCCTATGAGGTTAACGAAAGAAGGACAAATGTCCATCGTACAAACCTTAAAAATATTCTGTGAATCAAATACAGCAAATAAGCTTTCAAGCTGACCACGCCTTTGGCCATATAATATGGTGGTGTTGTTGTTAACCATTATTAAACGGGTATGGAGATGGTTGGTAGATGATAAGACAGACAGGATTGAATGACTGACCTGTATAAAAACTACAAAcagaaaatttcactttttacatAACAGCGATAGTTGTGCCCTAATCGTGAATTATTCTAAATGAAtttgatattaaattaaatgaattttgtttttgggggaaaaataaaaatccttttacatctacactcaaaaaaaagtgaactctctatttcactaaagccaatttaactttattttagttcatagaattattatgtttggagaaagttttctttactctaataattttttgtgtacgttagttaaattaactaaacccgaggaaaaaaatatactcaaatgaagtataaagattaactaaattcgtgtcttccacaaaatagttcagaatttctttaaatttgtaaattttaccaaaaatgcatccatcatgaacttcgtatgtctctaaagacattcttgcaattttgaactataagtttttctttcaaacaacaaattttttttttaacaagtgaaaaaacttagttatgtctaataaattttcttgaatttgtcgaaaaatatttacttatttttatgacatcggcgtgatgccaacgtttgtaatactgtttagttaaaattttctacaaatattcaaaattttctaaaattaaccgaaaattttcttcctggcgggttcaaaattttatttctatagaaaatttagtcaaaatagttcagaatttctttaaatttgtaaattttaccaaaatgcaTCCATCAGGAACTTcgaatgtcactaaagacattcttgcaattttgaactataagtttttctttcaaactacaaaattttttttttaacaagtgaaaaaacttagttatgtctaataaattttcttgaatttgtcgaaaaatatttacttatttttatgacatcggcgtaatgccaacgtttgtaatactgtttagttaaaattttctacaaatattcaaaattttctaaaattaaccgaaaattttcttcctggcgggttcactgttttttcagtgtaacaagACCATATCTCGTTGTATGTCGGAGTCGATCGATGTGTATCgataattataattttgtcaaaattttatttctatagaaaatttagtcaaaattgtatttttacagaaaatttttgcaaaattttatttctaaagaaaatttttgcaattttttttttgctatagaaaattttgtcaaaattttattttatatagaacattttgtgaaaattttatttccatagaaaatcttgtgaaaattttgtttctatagaaaaattttgtaaaaattttagttctatagacacttttattaaaactttatatctatagaaaattttgttaaaatttcattttgtcaagatttaattttatatagaaaattttgtgaaaattttatttctatagaaaatcttgtgaaaactttgtttctatagaaacattctgtcaacattttacttctctagaaaattttttcaaaattttagttctatagaaaattttgttaaaactatatttctatagaaaattttgtcaaaattttattttatatagaaaattttatgaaaattttatttctatagaaaatcttgtaaaaattttgtttctatagaaaaattttgtcaaaattgtcaaaaatctctagaaaattttgtcaaaattttagttctatagaaaattttgttaaaactttatttctatagaaaattttgtcaaaattttatttctacagaaaattttgtcaaaattttagttctatagaaaattttgttaaaactttatacctatagaaaattttgtcaaaatttcattttgtcaaaattttatttctatagaaaatcttgtgaaaattttgtttctatagaaaaattttgtcaacattttatttctctagaaaattttgtcaaattttagttatatagaaaattttgttaaaactttatttctatagaaaattttgtcaaaattttattttatatagaaaattttgtaaaaatttaatttctatagaaaatcttgtgaaaattttgtttgcatagaaaaattttgtcaaaattgtcaaaaatctctagaaaattttgtcaaaattttagttctatagaaaattttgttaaaactttatttctatagaaaattttgtcaaaattttatttctacagaaaattttgtcaaaatttttttttctatagaaaattctgtcaaaattttatttctatagataagtttgtcaaaattttatttctattaaattttctatacaaaatttaatttgtatagaaaattttgtcacaattttatttttatagaaaattttgtcaaaatgttatttctgctaTCACGATGTGCCCTTCCATTATTCTAATATCGTCCTTTATTCTTTTAAGTTTGGACTTGAAGTCCATGCAATCCAATCTCCTTTTCCGCTTTTTTTGGCCTCTCTCCAATTCTGTCCGTTATCGCGGCAGTACTGAAGTCTTCGAACTACAATTCGCTTGACTTCTTGGTATACTGCTCGCGTTTTGAAATGGTAGATTTGttacagtttggtagattggtagaattcttgatgtcttggtaaattttgcaaaattctctcTCCGCCTAATttactatagcaaaaaaaattgtcacaattttctatagaaatagaatttggacaaaattctctatagaaataaaattttgacaaaattctctatagaaataaaattttgacaaaattttctatagaaataaaattttgacaaaaattttccatagaaataaaattttgacaaaattctctatagaaaaaaaaattgacaaaattttctatagaaacaaaatttttctatagaaataaaatttttaaacacagaaaaaaattccgtagttaaactaactccaaattaaacttatttttattgcaaaattttattattttttgcgaaatttttcacagcccaatgaaaatttcgtgtttttaagtatgtctcaaacattttaagaactaaacgtgagtataaagttcaatgaccgtacatataagttcaatatgaactaaagcaaataaaaatgttcatgcGATTCCCAAAACTAGTAGGAATGAACTACAGTATAGTTTCATGATTTGGCGCTAATGATTTTTGTCTTTCATTTTAGTTAATatcttcttctatgagagggtgtagtttcgagaactgcagttaaaaagtacaacggggcattaaattttcctggttttaacaacgcttggaaatctcaaaaagtggagtaaaatttagttaaattttcgtacgagttattTTATtcctcctataaaacagttcacttttttttctgtgcaaagttttccatagaaataaaattttgtatacaaataaaattttggcaaaatagttcacagactttgtatagaaaaatgtgtccaaattttcgatagaaataaaattttgacaaaattttcgatagaaataaaattttgacaaaattttcgatagaaataaaattttgacaaaactttcgatagaaataaaattttcgatagaaacaaaattttctatcgaaataaaattttgacaaaattctctatagcaataaaatgttgacaaaaattttctataaaaataaaaattttacaaaattctctatagaaataaaattttgacaaaattttctatagaaacaaaattttgacaaaatttttctatagaaataaaatttttacgaagttttccatagaaatattatgacaaaattttgtatacaaataaaatgttggcaaaaattttcacaaattttctataaaaaatgtgtccaatttttcgatagaaataaaattttgacaaaactttcgatagaaataaaattttgacaaaactttcgatagaaataaaattttgacaaaactttcgatagaaataaagtttttgatagaaacaaaattttgacaaaattttctatcgaaataaaattttgataaaattctctatagaaataaaattttgacaaaattctctatagaaataaaattttgacaaaaattttgtataaaaataaaatctttacaaaattttccatagaaataaaattatgacaaacttctctatagaaaaaaattatgacaaaattttctatagaaacaaaattttgacaaaatttttctatagaaataaaatttttacgaagttttccatagaaataaaattttgacaaaattttgtatagaaataatattatgacaaaattttgcatacaaataatattttggcaaaatatttcacaaactttctatagaaaaaagtgtcaaaattttcgacagaaataaaattttgacaaaattttcgatagaaataaaattttgacaaaactttcgatagaaataaaattttcgatagaaataaaattttgaaaaaattttctatcgaaataaaattttggcaaaattctctatagaaataaaattttgacaaaattctctatagaaataaacattttacaaaattttccatagaaataaaattttgacaaaattttcaaaaaaaattgacaaaattctctatagaaaaaaatttggacaaaattctctatagaaaaaattttgacaaaattttctatagaaacaaaattttgacaaacattttctatagaaataaaatttttacgaagttttccatagaaataaaaattttgacaaaattttgtatagaaataatattatgacaaaactttgtatacaaataaaattttggcaaaaattttcacaatttttctatagaaaaaatgtgtgcaaattttcgatagaaaaaaaaattgacaaaactttcggtagaaataaaattttcgatagaaataaaatgttgacaaaattctctaccgaaaaaaattttgacgaaattttttatagaaataaaattttgacaaaattctctatagaagtaaaattttgacaaaattctccatagaaataaaatgttgacaaaattttctatcgaaataaaattttggtcaaattttccatataactaaaattttgacaaaattttctataaaataaaattttgacaaaattttgtttagaaataaaattttgacaaaattttccataaaaatgaaattttgacaaaattttgtgtagaaataaaattatgacaaaaatgatCATAGCAacgatatttgacaaaaaaatatataagaataacattttaagaaaattttctatcgaaataaaattttgataaaattctctatagaaataaaattttgacaaaattctctatagaaataaaattttgacaaaaattttgtataaaaataaaatttttacaaaattttccatagaaataaaattatgacaaacttctctatagaaaaaaattttgacaaaattttctatagaaacaaaattttgacaaaatttttctatagaaataaaatttttacgaagttttccatagaaatataattttgacaaaattttgtatagaaataataaaattcatagcaacgatattttacaaaaaaatatataagaataacattttaagaaaattttctatagaaataaaattttgacaaaattttcgctcctatagaaatgacattttggcaattttttcgataaaaatggaattttctataaggTCTATATTACGTCAACGTGTTTAAAAATTCTAATTATCGTTttaggtcatactatcaaagtccaaaattttctattttctatatatatgctTTGACTTGAGTCGACTGGTCTCTATTAtccaaattaaatcaaaataattttgggaTCTCTTCTTACCATTTAGTCAAATCATTAATAGTTCTCTTAGCCTATTTCGCAATCATTGCTTGGATTTTAATATGCCATCTAAAcgcgaaaataaaataaaccgtGACCAATTTCatacttaataaaaaaaaaaactttaattgttaGGGGGTGTTTTTGTGTTATTTCCGTTAGATTTTTTGTTACATTACAGTGTCAGTCTCAATTTTGTCATCATCATGTCCACACCGTTGGGTCCTGAATCACAACAGGCATTGTGTCCACAATGTCAGCAGAGCGTACAAACAAAAGTGGAACCTAAAGCAACGACAAAAACGCATCTTTTAGCATTGGTTTTATGTGTATTGGGGTGAATTGAATCCTTCTTAACCAACAAGGCCGTGCTATAAACCTTGACtctgtatttcttttttttttgttgcagttGTTGTCCTTGTGCCTGTTGCCTTTACTGTACAGATTGTGCACGTAACACTGAACATTATTGCCCATTGTGCAATTCGTTTCTGGGAACCTATGAACGTTGATGTTTATCTAgagaaatgttgcaaaaattaaaaaccaaaaaaaaaaacataattccaTTTTCCCTTAAACCATAGTGATTTAAGATTAATAAtggattaatgaaaattttaatttagcttTGCTATCCACAAGGTTAGTGAAGTTTTAACAAACGTGAAATATTTCTTAGGGTAAATATTTGtgcattaaaaaaaagtgaatagatataaaattttattatgttacTTTAAATTATATTCGAATTCAcaatgaaaaactaaaattaatcaaaaagttTTATCCTgcctaaataaaagaaatatcttatatctcaattaaaaaatcaaaatacagAACAAATAGCATCACTGTAAAGCACATCTAGGTTTCCTCTATTCCTTTTTTCCACATCCTATTAAATTCTTCTGGATAAGTTTTAGAAACGGTTTTAAACCGGTTTGACCGTTTTATGTTAAAAGTTAAATATTGAGAAAGTAAATGTCGCCAAAAAGAATAgacaatcaataaaaattaaaaaaaaaaacaagtatatacggcgtaagttcggccagaccgaatcttatgtatcctccaccatggattgcgtagaaacttctaccagaATTgtaatatggggtcgcttatgtgggggttatatacaattatgaacttgatatggaccaatttttgtgtgattggggatcgatttatctgagggctctataaactatagaccgatatggacctagttaggcatggttgttaacgggcatataacatactagcacaatgtaccaaatttcaactgactcggatgaaatttgctcctccaagaggctccaaaaccaaatctcgggatcggtttatatgggggctatatatgattatggactgatatggaccacttttggcatggttgtcaaatatcatatactacccacgtaccaaatttcaaccagatcggatgaattttgcttctccataaggcaccggaggtcaaatctggggatcggtttatatgggagctatatataattatggactgaaatgaaccaattcctgcatggttgttggatacaatatactaacattacgtaccaaatttcaaccgaatcgcatgaattatgctcttccaaggggctccgaaggtcaaatttggggatcggtttatacacgcaaaaaaaaaaaacgtttggaaaacgtataccgaaaacgtttttcttttgttagagttttttgaattgcttcgaaaattttaaacttttatcaccaaaaaaattcgtttgttacaaaatgtttatttttttcaataaaaaaagttatttttgaaataacaacacagtccatttcgtttatatcaaacactgttcttttctgactttaggtctttaataaaacacattttacagttcaaaatttaatatagtacaatgtaatgttgaacattttttcggaatcttccgaatatatctggaatatatgtaaaaaaaaacaaaagcaaaaaaaaaaactttggccgaagcagggatcgaacccacgacccttggcattagagtcggacgtagctaccactgctccacggtgccaaactaaatgtttgtttctgttaaataaactttgtttattcggttcgtgggcgccgcaagctatgctatataaatataacttatatgcatatttatctattgatgaccataacaggtacatagctcagtggttagtgtgttggcttacaatgtgcatggtccgcggttcgattctccgtccaggcgaaaggtaaaaaaatttttaaaaatttataaaatcgtataatttcttctacattgttggtattacaggaaaaggtgttaagaactaaaaatcctcgtggatgtgagaaagatgtgagggacaatgcaattagcaagaaaataatatttttttagctagtctttatgaaattgtttttacatcctggaaaagaataaacgtttatcacaaaaagtatatacttttcttccaaatacacttccttacagcgaaaagcaaatgagaaacgaactttgtttgtctaaaatttcgtttgggaggaaagaatttttttttttgcgtgtatggggcctatatttttgcatgggtatttgagaccatatattaacaccacgtaccacatttgaactgaatcagatgaattttggccttccaagaggctctggaggtcaaatctggtgatcgatttatatggcggctatatataattatggacccatgttgaccaatttttgcatggtcattagagaccataaacttcggatgaaatttgcttctcttagagactccgcaagtcaaatcgggggatcggtttatatgggggctatatataattatggaccgatgtggaccaatttttgcatggttgctaacaccatgtaccaaatttcagccggatcggaacattttattttgtcaatattttatttgtatagaaaattttgtcaacattttatttgtatagaaaaatttttcaaaatatagaaaatgttttcaccattttatttttatagaaaattttgtcaacatttgttatttctgtagaaaatgttttgtcaaaattttatttctatagaaaattttggcaaaattttatttctatagaaaatttggcaaaattttatttctatagaaaattttggcaaaattttatttctatagaaaattttggcaaaattttatttctatagaaaattttctcaaaatgttttatttctatagaaatgtttcgcaaaattgtatttccatagaaaattttgtcaaaattgtaattctatacaaaaaattttcaaaattgtaattctatagaaaattttgtcaatttttttttttgctatcgaaaattttgtcaaaattttatttctatagaaaacgttttcaaaaatttatttctaacgaacattttgtcaacatttgatttctatggaatattttgtcaatattttatttgtatagaaaattttttatttatatagaaatgtttcgcaaaattgtatttccatagataattttgtcaaaactgtaattctacagaattttttttttcaaatttttaattctatagaaaattttgtcaatttttataccctgcaccacactgtggaacagggtattataagttagtgcatatgtttgcaacacccagaaggagacgagatagacacatggtgtctttggcaaaaatgctcagggtgggctccggagtcgatatagccatgtccgtctgtccgtgaacacatttttgtaatcaaagtctaggtcgcagttttagtccaatcgacttcaaatttggcacaagtatgtgttttggctcagaatagaaccctgggaagtaatcggatcagatttagatatagctcccatacatatcattcgcccgatatggacttatttggccccagaagccagagtattaccataatttgcttaaaattttgcacaagaagaacaatgaacactatagttaagtgtgccaaaatttattgaaataagttcagatttagatatagctcccatatatatctttcgcccgatatggagtaatacggtcccagaagccagagttttaccccaatttggttgaaattttgcactaggagtacaattagtagtgtagtcaagtgtgccatgttttattgaaattgattccgatttagatatagctcccatatatatcgttcgcccgatttacactcatatgaccacagtggccaatcttttactccgatttaattgaaattttgcacagggagtagaattagcattgtagctatgcgtgccaaatttggttgaaatcggttcagatttaaatatttctcccatatatagctttcgcccgatttacactcatatgatcacagaggccaatttttaactccgatttagttgaaattttgcacaggaagtaaaattagcattgtagctatgcgtgccaaatttggttgaaatcggttcagatttagatatagctcccatatatatgtttttctgatttcgacaaaaatggtcaaaataccaacattttccttgtaaaatcgccactgcttagtcgaaaagttgtaaaaatgactctaattttcctaaacttctaatacatatatatcgagcgataaatcataaataaacttttgcgaagttttcataaaattgcttcagatttaaatgtttcccatatttttataccctccatcataggatgggggtatattaactttgtcattccgtttgtaacacatcgaaatattgctctaagaccccataaagtatatatattctgggtcgtggtgaaattctgagtcgatctaagcatgtccgtccgtccgtctgttgaaatcacgctaacttccgaacgaaacaagctatcgacttgaaacttggcacaagtagttgttatcgatgtaggtcggatggtattgaaaatgggccatatcggtccacttttacgtatagcccccatataaagggaccctcagatttggcttgtggagcctctaacagaagcatatttcatccgatccgtctgaaatttggtatatggtgttggtatatggtctctaacaaccatgcaaaaattggtccacatcggtccataattatatatagtccccatataaaccgatccccagatttggcttgcggagcctcaaagagatgcaaatttcatccgatccggctgaaatttggtacatggtgttggtatatggtctctaacaatcatgcaaaaattggtccatatcggtttataattatatatagcccccatataaaccgatccccagatttggcttgtggagcctctaagaggagcatatttcatccgatccggctgaaatttggtacatggtgttagtatatggtctctaacaatcatgcaaaaattggtccatatcggttcataattatatatagcccccatataaaccgatccccagatttggcttgtggagcctctaagaggagcatatttcatccgatccggctgaaatttggtacatggtgttggtatatggtctctaacaatcatgcaaaaattggtccatatcggttcataattatatatagcccccatataaaccgatccccagatttggcttgtggagcctctatgagaagcatatttc
Encoded here:
- the LOC142241570 gene encoding lipopolysaccharide-induced tumor necrosis factor-alpha factor homolog, which codes for MSTPLGPESQQALCPQCQQSVQTKVEPKATTKTHLLALVLCVLGCCPCACCLYCTDCARNTEHYCPLCNSFLGTYER